The Candidatus Dormiibacterota bacterium DNA segment TTCTATGGGAGCAACCAGGAACGTCAGCGGCAGCTGCCCCGCTGGGTGCGCTTCTACAATCGCTACCGACCCCACACCGCGCTCGGCGGCCAGGCTCCCACCTCAGTTCTTGTCAACAAGGCTGATGGGAACTACACCTAGTGCGCGTGCTCAACCTCGCGGCGATCATCGACGAGATCTGCAACAGCGAGGCTGCGATCGGTGGCCCGGTCCAACGGACTGCCTTCATCGGGCAGAGTCATGCCGACGTCTATCGCGTCACCGCAGGCGGGCGGACCTTCATCGCTCACGCCAGCCGGCAGGGGATCGAATACCTGATGCGCCTCCGGGCCAATCTCGACAGGGTCGCCGTCCTGGAGGACGACCGGATCCCGCGGGAGGTGGCCTGGCGGACGTCGAACGGTGCCTGGGCAGTGCTCATGTATCCGGAAATCGCCGGCGAGGAGCTGCACGCGTCAAATGCGACCGACGAGGCCCTGGAATCGCTGGGCGATCTACTGCGGCGGCTGCACTCGGTCGAGGACCCTGGACACCAGCCCAGCGACCTTGCCGGGCGAGTCAATGAGCCGTCGGCCTTTGCGGCCTTTGGTGAGATGCTGATCCACCGGCTGTCCGATTTGCCCATCCGAACTGACCGCGTGCGCCATCACCTGGATGTGATGTCGGCATACCTGCGAGAACACGCCTCGGAATTCCAGGTCCCGACGCGCCTCATCCACGGCGACCTCCACCGCTCCAACATTGTGTCGACGGGCACGTCCGTCGGGTTGCTCG contains these protein-coding regions:
- a CDS encoding aminoglycoside phosphotransferase family protein, whose product is MRVLNLAAIIDEICNSEAAIGGPVQRTAFIGQSHADVYRVTAGGRTFIAHASRQGIEYLMRLRANLDRVAVLEDDRIPREVAWRTSNGAWAVLMYPEIAGEELHASNATDEALESLGDLLRRLHSVEDPGHQPSDLAGRVNEPSAFAAFGEMLIHRLSDLPIRTDRVRHHLDVMSAYLREHASEFQVPTRLIHGDLHRSNIVSTGTSVGLLDWGDLTAGDYAFDLAALKFILDAVAPRKSTQFIRARARDYAQRFHDGSLEIRMRFFLALAGLVRAFNCADDSAALRPSRAWRVRACYLHSETQWRSPLMIDGPSAGAPVARTEDFAVDMRQPIRGLFYLLAPKRVS